Proteins from a genomic interval of Pectinophora gossypiella chromosome 4, ilPecGoss1.1, whole genome shotgun sequence:
- the LOC126366091 gene encoding histone H1.4-like produces the protein MAKKASHNSVHASTYMAKKASHNSVHASTYMAKKASHNSVHASTYMAKKASHNSVHASTYVAKKASHNSVHASTYMAKKASHNSVHASTYMAKKASHNSVHASTYMAKKASHNSVHASTYVAKKASHNSVHASTNVAKKASHNSVHASTYMAKKASHNSAPYS, from the coding sequence atggccaagaaagcctctcataacagtgtgcacgccagcacttacatggccaagaaagcctctcataacagtgtgcacgccagcacttacatggccaagaaagcctctcataacagtgtgcacgccagcacttacatggccaagaaagcctctcataacagtgtgcacgccagcacttacgtggccaagaaagcctctcataacagtgtgcacgccagcacttacatggccaagaaagcctctcataacagtgtgcacgccagcacttacatggccaagaaagcctctcataacagtgtgcacgccagcacttacatggccaagaaagcctctcataacagtgtgcacgccagcacttacgtggccaagaaagcctctcataacagtgtgcacgccagcactaacgtggccaagaaagcctctcataacagtgtgcacgccagcacttacatggccaagaaagcctctcataacagtgcacCATACTCTTAG
- the LOC126366028 gene encoding uncharacterized protein LOC126366028, whose amino-acid sequence MMESLLISRLQDIINHIEIVTKQCETFLQKEISDIDKQQAEIATKKLENLHSRFSTELNNYFRLSIEPSADDISMFSAIQLNSEEILIELTIKLKDLREDRSERSNKATYSELPKLNLPEFSGDVLQWQQFWDHFTSNIDSRHLPDVDKLLYLKASLSGDAKRAVEGLETTNRNYEIAVSILKERYGKEHYIIDAHYAALYKIKAADKTAEDCRRTLNEVERHLRVLNSLGENTNHNHLRFIIIEKFPEEIVYELKMLLKTDSIEDMRKQLEIIISAREDANRIAQEKSQKEIRHYTVETFHGTDSVNQHNPSSGSRRFKIQERFKNLKDKHQDWKMKMRFAPNYKNNNYNNNRMLPNKRKFENSYEKDINMKKPRLNCIFCSGAHYNDQCKTVRTIKDRQIKLKGRCFYCFVQGHWSKTCKINKKCIHCGGRHNRALCPKVCDSVKVKTLHTNTSVKSGNSTTALQTAVVTVLNENKCDKVNCRILMDSGSQRSYVTKRIATELNLAVIEEHHLSVFTFGTDQPLEYDSPLVKLNILTRTNEEVVLYANVVPTIAQHVSYPGEELYHWKNECILADDGSLGDQVDILIGNDYYFTVIDTTKKRITENLFLVDSKFGWMLTGKTEKKNIDNLSVITYFQSNKETKLNKPDLPLDNMHLKNLWDLECIGITDSPNTTKEEEAMKNFNDNTKYKDKRYFVCWPWNNNVSTLPTNLGLVTGRLINLLRRMDKDTLKLYDETIRNQLEDGIIEAVPSDEIDHSIHTIHYLPHHGVKTPGKAVRIVYDASAKLKQGVSLNECLRAGPVLLEDLTGLLIRFRSHKTAITADVEKAFLQIGLQDDSKDVTRFLWLKDITKAATDDNIIHLRFCRVPFGVISSPFLLNATIKYHLMQSANKAVQQVSGDIYVDNLVTGTKTTLQAITLYNNLKREFEKITMNLREWSSNSKEFKEKIPDVLDKEVVKVLGLDWNTNKDTIQLRPNNVDLQTTKRGVLRTIASTYDPCGFVAPSLLSPKLFMQDLWKSKIKWDSKLPKELFEEWRNIYNNLETEQEEIPRYYTKDFESKENQLHCFTDASTKAYAAVVCIVNENGKECS is encoded by the coding sequence ATGATGGAGTCATTGCTAATTTCTAGACTCCAAGATATAATAAATCATATCGAGATTGTGACGAAACAGTGCGAAACATTCTTACAAAAGGAAATAAGTGATATTGACAAACAGCAAGCAGAAATTGCTACCAAGAAATTGGAAAATCTTCATTCTCGTTTTTCAACTgaattaaacaattattttcgaTTGAGTATCGAACCATCTGCTGATGACATCTCAATGTTTAGTGCTATTCAATTAAATTCCGAGGAAATTCTCATAGAGTTGACCATAAAGTTAAAAGATTTGCGTGAAgaccgaagtgaacggtcaaataAAGCTACTTATAGTGAATTACCAAAATTGAACTTACCTGAGTTTAGTGGTGATGTGTTGCAATGGCAACAGTTCTGGGACCATTTCACATCAAATATTGATAGTAGACACTTACCGGACGTGGACAAATTATTGTACTTGAAGGCTTCATTATCTGGAGATGCGAAGAGAGCTGTTGAAGGATTAGAAACTACAAATAGAAACTATGAGATTGCTGTATCGATTCTTAAGGAACGATATGGTAAGGAACATTACATAATTGATGCTCACTATGCTgccttatataaaattaaggcTGCGGACAAGACTGCTGAAGATTGTCGGAGAACTCTTAATGAAGTAGAGCGGCATCTACGAGTTTTAAATTCACTTGGTGAGAATACTAACCATAACCATCTgcggtttattattattgaaaagtttcctgAAGAGATAGTGTATGAGTTAAAGATGTTGTTAAAGACAGATTCTATTGAAGATATGAGAAAACAATTAGAGATTATTATTTCAGCAAGAGAGGATGCTAATAGAATTGCTCAAGAGAAAAGTCAAAAGGAAATTAGACATTACACGGTTGAGACATTCCACGGTACAGATAGTGTGAACCAACATAACCCGTCAAGCGGTTCAAGAAGGTTTAAGATCCAAGAACGTTTTAAGAATTTGAAGGATAAACATCAGGATTGGAAAATGAAAATGAGATTTGCTCCTAACTAcaagaataataattacaataataatagaatgcttcctaataaaagaaaatttgaaAATTCATATGAGAAAGATATAAACATGAAAAAACCaagattaaattgtattttctgCTCAGGAGCACATTACAATGATCAATGTAAGACTGTAAGAACTATTAAGGAcagacaaattaaattaaagggcCGATGCTTTTATTGCTTTGTTCAAGGTCATTGGAGTAAgacatgtaaaataaataaaaaatgtatacattgtGGAGGAAGGCATAACAGAGCTTTATGTCCAAAAGTTTGTGATTCTGTGAAAGTGAAAACATTGCATACAAATACTTCAGTCAAATCTGGAAATTCTACAACGGCGTTACAGACAGCAGTAGTTACTgtattaaatgaaaataaatgtgaCAAAGTGAATTGTCGGATCCTTATGGACTCTGGCAGTCAGCGTTCATATGTAACAAAGAGGATTGCTACTGAATTGAATTTAGCTGTAATAGAAGAACACCATCTTTCCGTCTTCACCTTCGGAACTGATCAACCATTGGAATATGATAGTCCATTagtgaaattaaatatacttaccagAACTAACGAAGAAGTCGTACTGTATGCCAATGTTGTACCAACCATTGCACAGCATGTTAGTTATCCTGGAGAAGAACTTTATCATTGGAAGAATGAATGTATCTTGGCAGACGATGGTTCACTTGGAGACCAAGTGGACATCCTCATCGGCAATGACTATTATTTCACGGTTATAGACACAACAAAGAAACGGATAACTGAGAACTTATTTTTAGTGGATTCTAAATTTGGATGGATGTTGACAGGGaaaacagaaaagaaaaatatagataatttatcagttattacttactttcagtcaaataaagaaacaaaattgaaTAAACCGGACTTACCTTTAGACAACATGCACCTGAAGAACTTATGGGACCTTGAATGTATTGGAATTACTGACTCTCCCAACACTACTAAAGAGGAAGAAGCTATGAAGAACTTTAATGATAACACAAAATACAAGGACAAGAGATATTTTGTATGCTGGCCATGGAATAACAATGTTTCAACTCTACCTACTAATCTTGGACTAGTGACAGGAAGATTAATCAATTTATTAAGACGAATGGATAAAGATACATTGAAGTTATATGATGAGACAATTAGAAACCAACTTGAAGATGGAATCATTGAAGCTGTTCCCTCTGATGAAATAGATCACAGTATACATACCATACATTACCTGCCACATCATGGAGTAAAGACACCTGGAAAAGCTGTTCGTATTGTATATGATGCGTCAGCAAAACTGAAACAAGGAGTTAGTCTCAATGAATGTCTTCGAGCTGGACCAGTATTACTAGAAGATTTAACAGGATTATTGATAAGATTCAGATCTCATAAAACAGCAATAACAGCAGACGTTGAAAAGGCATTTTTACAAATTGGACTTCAAGATGACAGTAAAGATGTTACTAGATTTCTATGGCTCAAAGATATAACGAAAGCAGCTACTGATGACAATATTATACACCTTCGCTTTTGTCGAGTACCGTTTGGGGTCATATCTAGTCCATTCTTGTTAAACGCTACTATCAAATACCATTTAATGCAGTCGGCTAATAAGGCTGTACAGCAAGTTTCTGGCGACATATATGTAGACAATTTGGTTACTGGGACGAAGACGACATTACAAGCGATTACATTATACAACAATTTAAAAAGAGAATTTGAGAAGATAACTATGAATCTAAGAGAGTGGAGTTCCAACTCGAAAGAATTTAAAGAGAAGATACCAGATGTACTTGACAAAGAAGTTGTCAAGGTTCTCGGCTTAGACTGGAATACAAACAAAGATACAATTCAATTGAGACCAAACAATGTTGACTTACAAACTACTAAACGAGGAGTCTTAAGGACAATTGCTTCTACTTACGATCCATGTGGATTTGTTGCACCATCGTTGTTGTCACCAAAATTGTTCATGCAAGATCTATggaaaagcaaaattaaatGGGATTCAAAGTTACCAAAAGAATTATTTGAAGAATGGAGaaacatatataataatttagaaactgAACAGGAAGAAATACCCAGATATTATACAAAGGACtttgaaagtaaagaaaatcAGTTACATTGTTTCACAGATGCATCAACGAAGGCTTATGCAGCTGTAGTATGTATAGTAAATGAAAATGGCAAAGAATGTTCATGA
- the LOC126366077 gene encoding uncharacterized protein LOC126366077 — MRGFLGHVSAGVHTVMRGFLGHVSAGVHTVMRGFLGHVSAGVHTVMRGFLGHVSAGVHTVMRGFLGHVSAGVHTVMRGFLGHVSAGVHTVMRGFLGHVSAGVHTVMRGFLGHVSAGVHTVMRGFLGHVSAGVHTVMRGFLGHVSAGVHTVMRGFLGHVSAGVHTVMRGFLGHVSAGVHTVMRGFLGHVSAGVHTVIRGFLGHLSAGVHNVEEVFLDHLSAGVHTVIRGFLGHLSAGVHTVEEVFLDHLSAGVHTVIRGFLGHLSAGVHTVEEVFLDHLSAGVHTVIRGFLGHPSAGGHTDE, encoded by the exons atgagaggctttcttggtcatgtaagtgctggcgtgcacactgttatgagaggctttcttggccacgtaagtgctggcgtgcacactgttatgagaggctttcttggccatgtaagtgctggcgtgcacactgttatgagaggctttcttggccacgtaagtgctggcgtgcacactgttatgagaggctttcttggccatgtaagtgctggcgtgcacactgttatgagaggctttcttggccatgtaagtgctggcgtgcacactgttatgagaggctttcttggccacgtaagtgctggcgtgcacactgttatgagaggctttcttggccatgtaagtgctggcgtgcacactgttatgagaggctttcttggccatgtaagtgctggcgtgcacactgttatgagaggctttcttggccatgtaagtgctggcgtgcacactgttatgagaggctttcttggccacgtaagtgctggcgtgcacactgttatgagaggctttcttggccatgtaagtgctggcgtgcacactgttatgagaggctttcttggccatgtaagtgctggcgtgcacactgttataagaggctttcttggccacctaagtgctggcgtgcacaacgttgaagaggtcttccttgaccacctaagtgctggcgtgcacactgttataagaggctttcttggccacctaagtgctggcgtgcacaccgttgaagag gtcttccttgaccacctaagtgctggcgtgcacactgttataagaggctttcttggccacctaagtgctggcgtgcacaccgttgaagaggtcttccttgaccacctaagtgctggcgtgcacactgttataagaggctttcttggccacccaagtgctggcgggcacactgatgaatag